The genomic stretch ATAGAAGAAAGAAAggtttctttttgttcttcttctatcAAGGAAACATGGCTTTCTGATCTCATTAATTGATGTTTCAGTTTGGGTGCTACTGAAAAAGTCTTTGTTCCAGATCTATTTGTTCTTCGTAAACGAAGTATATTTTCGTTTCTCAAGGAAGGAAGAAGACCGTTTGTGGGCAAGTTTCTGTTGCAAACCGTAAccaagtttgattttgatttttgaagttgatttaatatattttttttttttattcgacTATTTCTAGTATGATTCCACACAAGACCATGCGAGGCTGTTGTAGTTTCTTCAATCGAGGCTTATGAGGGTATCCCAAAAACCATAGGACAAGATTAAGAGGATGGTTATCCCTGATGCTCTCATatgaatttagggttttatttgatgGGTTACAGATGTGTATTTGAATCGTTTTTCTGTTTCTAGATGAGAATCAAAATTTTATTGCATATAATTTTtggttcatttttatttttctggtgAAGGATTTATTTTGATAACTCATTTTGTTGTCTGTTGTGTGTAGATGTATGGATAGAGCCTGGCCTGGTATTGGAGAAGAAGCTCTGAAAGGTAGCATTGAGAATAAGATTCATGGGTAAATTCTCTAACTCCACTAATCTATTGTTCGATTTCGTATTTAAGGAAATGTGCACTGAAAATGGGATTCTGGTTAACTTGTTGCTGTATGTTTATTGTAGGCAAGATGGTGATGGAACAAAGATCGTTGATGGGAAATTGTATCCAGAAAATATGGTGATAACTTCAAAGTTCTCCTTATATTTTCGTGATAATGTTGGTGTAAGATCTTATCATTGCATCTGTTTTCTGTTGATATTCCCATATGTTTATCACCAATAAGACCATGCCTGctgttttgaaacttttatttagaaTTTAGATATTTGACGTGGCAGATGAGAAAGTTCGGAAGCTGGAGAAGAAGTACAAGGAGGTCGGGTTCTGTTCGTGCTTGCATTCTAGGATTTAGGCACTTGGAAGGACTCACATTAAATATCTTGGAGGTTGTGTCTTGACCTTAATATATTTTCTCTGCATGAGTGGTGCACATTAGATTAGAGGCATTAAGATTATGTAGAGAGAATTTATCCGCCAAGGTGTTAATATTGTGGGTGCCTGGATTCAAATGATTTACCTCTCATTTAATAGTTGCAAATTTATACAGACTACAAGGGTGACCCCTTGCTAGCAATGATTGTATGCAATGTTTCGAACCGTTTAGCATTTGCATTATTCTGTTCTGTTATACAAGGCTAGTTCTTATAGTATTAAGTATTCAAAGTGTGGTTTCCTAATTTGCTTCCACTATTCTGCATACTTTATTCAGGCTAGTGCTTTTGAGGGATCAGTTTTCACTCACTTAGATGTCAAACCAGGTATGGTTGTCAAGGGGAAGGTAAACTCTGTCGGGGACTTTGGTGCTTATGTGCAGCTATCAACTGGTGTGAAGGAATTTTGTCCTCTTACACACATGTCATAACTTGAAGTCCCAAAGCCTGAGAAGAAATTCAAGGTATTTTCTCTTAGCATAAATTACTCTTATTGTCTGTTACCTCCTAACTATGTTGTATGTGTGAAAAGAATCAGTTGTTAACTTGTTTATCGTTGTGGCAATTGTTCTGTGTGGGTTGGATCAGATTTAGCATTTCGAGTGCTAGGTTTCAAGTCCAGGCTTATATCAGTCACACACAAAAAGACTCTTGTTTGTTATGTTTCTTGTGATATTGTTGACTTAGtattccttcttattttcttgaagtcTAATGCATTCCGATCTCTGTTGGTCGGTCCTCAGTTTCTCAGTATTTTAGGCCCGTTTTTTAATCTTCGTATCTTGTTTGCTGTGTTCTCTTCAGGTCAAGCCACAACTTGCTATTCTTAGTTCATTTGACTATGCTACCGATGGACTGATAACACATGGATGGATCAGAAAAGTTGAAACACATGGGTGATCTATGAGCTTCTACAATGGAGTGCAAGGATTTGCTCGCCATTTAGTTGTTATATATAACCGATCCCTTGTTGTGATGCAGAGGTTAAACTTGCATACAGTTCATTCTTGTGCATTTGTGCATATGCGATGATCTTAGTCAGCACTATGCTATATAATTGcatttcatgatttcttcatatttatttAGTGTGTTAAAAGTATCATTTGTATATGAAATTAGTTCGTGGATAAAGAGTAaccagttttcctttttcaaggacaTAACTTGACAACTTCTCTACCTTATCTTTTTTTGGTAATTATTATAGATAGCTTTGATGATTATCTACTTTATAAGCCTCCTAATATAATATTTAATTATCGTTTCTTTAGCTATTTATTCCCTCTCTTAACCAGGTCTGAACTTGGATTAGACCCAGGCTGCGAGGCAGGTTCAATATATCATGCTGGACAAGTCGTGAAATGTAGGGTGATGAGTGCAGTTCTTGCTTCCCGGAGGATCaacatttgttttcttatgtcTCCAACAAGGTTTGCTTTCGTTCCTACCGTGTTTGAATGTTATATCTGTATGTGTATGAAGGTGCCAATTcccatttttgtgtctaaatagCTGGCAATTGTAAATGCAGGGTGCACTGATGTCATGGTTGATGGTAAGACTGCTGTTCCTGCTGGATAAGGAAATTTTGGAAAAGTTTGTGCTACTGCAATTCTGTTCTCAAGCATGTTGGTGCCAAGGTCATAATGACATTGTTAAAAGTTTTAGGACTTGTATCACTTCTCTTTAAGAGACCTTGAACTTGTTAATTAGCAGCTGAATCCTTCTTTCTTTTTATGAGTTTGGACTAAATTTATGAGTAAAATTCAATGTAATTGAGTTGTCATTTTGTATTAGATGAATCTGGTTtttatttggaatttgaattgtcatttgaatttcagtattttaatattaattttgatttgaatttgaattgtTATTTGAATTTCAATGTAATTTGAGTTTCAGTTTTCTGTAATCTGAATCGGAATCAGAACTGTTTCACCCCAGTCAGAATGACAGCAGTCAGCCAGATCTGACatatatttttaatattaaatAAATCAAATCTACGATGTCATACAGATGTCGTGCACAACGGCACACCGAAAGCATCGTTATTTAGGGGCACCTTGAAAGTGTCGTTTCAGAAAAAGACACTGAATCTACGGCACTTTCAGCGGCAGTATGGCAGTGTCTTTTTACCCTCTGAAACGACACTATTGGACTATCTTAAAACGGCTATATTCCACTAGTGTATGAGTATCTGATTGATAATAACATAAAGATAAAGTGATTTGGAGTGTTACATGAGCCCTTCTGTTTCTTTCATCAAAGACCTTCATAACAACAATTTTCATCGAATGGAATTGAACAAGAAGCATTTAAAGTagactcttccaagaaacatccATCTTGATTTATATTTCGATTAACAACTtcaactttccctaattttaaaaTTGAAAGAGAGGAATGAGGGGTTTTGAAAAAATCAGACGATTCACCACATGAACCCAAATAAGATTTGGTCtttgaagattcttcttcttctgaagaaAATCTAATGATGAAGGTAGGTTTAACAATTTCTATGACATCTCTTTCAGGGGTGAAAAATTATTCATCAGAAAGGTGAGGGGATAACATATCTGATGAGCAGAACATTTACCAAGTAAAGAGAATGATTGGCCTTCGACATCTCCCAAGATACCACCTATCGAAATTTGATACTCTCAATCCGATATGTCTCTGTAGTCTGTAAAAGGAGAGAAAAACGAAGTTTCAGGAGAAAATTATGAATATATCCTTTTGCCTAAGACAGTAATTGCCTGGTCTTCATCTAAATCCAAATCGAACCCATCAAGCGATCTactgatttcaacaaactcattCCTGCGTTTTCCGTTGCAATTGAGTCTGTATCAGGCCCATATAAAAAGTCTAGAAACTCATCTTCATCTACCATTACATTAGACTCCACTATAACAAAATATGAGTCTAAAAATGCAGAAGAAGACATGGATGCATCCTGAAAAAAATCCATATCATCAATTTGGTCATCTATGAGGAATTTAAATTCACCCTCCCAActctcagattcatcatcatccagGTCTATAAAGGGGTTGTTATCATAAATTTTCTCCAACATGCGATTTTCCAAGATGGCACGATTGCTTGTACATGACCTAGTCTATTAAAACTGAGGAAAACTCGGTGAGGAAGATtcatatacaaaaaatatattattGATTCAGGGTTCGagcgtgttagagcactgctcggtcgaactcgcaagtgttgctatctcaagcttgtttgtcaaatttagttgccaaaactataactctggattcctagtctacttatagctaagtctcggactaggatataaagtgtagttgagatctagactctacgacgttcatcatgcaaaaacgaagaactactcaaggaactggtggaacttcatcgattaaaaggcatgtggagacttgaacttatctatcactcaaaagtctatctactctatctcctatcttaaggaaaaagtcgtattgctatataaacttcgattatacacatttgttatttcgagccgagtttatctcgcttatctatttctcgaaatatgtgttggtaaacttcgattatacacatttgttattttggccaagttcatctttacaagtgacgaaagtcatgttgattatttcaatatcttgaaaatcgctttgatgaaaaatagtgtgtgaataacctctatttaacatcctctaagaatgtttcaatgattgaaatgatagtttagaataaataaccttgaatggatataaacattgtatgtgaactcatacttgtgtaagtccaaaatccttgaactaaagtatgcatactttactggttcaggatgtgcggaagctaagtccgcgtacccgtacgcgtactgccggaagttcacatcccgtgaatttctgctggagtttgtgaactgaaaacaaactcaatccgggtacttaagtatgggtaccggtatgcatacttgagtgggttattttctaaatcggtttattcgtgagctaagacatatataaaataaggaatgcatatttgcaaaccgtggctataatgttcatgaatcgattcgagtgaatcaaaattgtctttgtttcgattgtgtcttatatacttctatgagatctaagcaattaaaaaactctttaactagttattatgagtcatttgaactacttatggtgaagatgaataaggttgatatgaaagtgctcatatggctaaccattgattAACTACTGTTAAACCAACTAGGTGTccacgtttagatacggttacacaaacctaaatgaatgtgcatttcatttgtgtataataagctaagattcgatctaacggttgaaagatattagcttgaatctaatcaggttttcatctaacggtgaatattgaatgctttgttaccaagtgtttgtgggtgaaaactgtttctgctgattttggtaattttgggtgtatggatgagaaacgaatctaaatcctaaacaatgcactgcacgtgagtacttttgattcgagagataaatctgtacaatcctggcctaaaccaagaaatggtcgttccaggcttgcttcggtcactaagtgaaggtgaagggttggtcttagagagggaagcgaagagagtgttgagaccagaatggttaattctgaagatgtggcttgttttatgacttgtatcagaaagtggaactggcttgcatagtgagaagctatcagttcttggtaatttctggatactatgttgttgctgaccaaaaacttgttctttggtggaaataggtgaagcctatttataccagtcatattgaaacgtaccctggtctcgtaggaagtgggaacgattgggtggtggaagagtggagtaacgtataaccttcaggaacccatgcttccatgatgaagaaagtggatccgtttacacccgttacttcttgccgccactaattgccccgcttcatgacactttcttataacgaacatattgcacgccacacgctgtaaaccaccagaccaataccctgatgagtatcccccagtttgtgacatgtttgatgtctcgagtgttttcgtggaaaacgtgtagcaggttgctatgtgtggcaagtcaaagtcaagagtcttgccgcaggaaaataacatgtgatgctattaggaacgtcttggctggtcgcctaaaactgccacaagtctgtcagttcggtggcgaacttggacggctgagattgcatctcatgaggaagggtatccgttgattatggctaccttgtgttggctcctgataatggcgcagtggcgttttggtgcacgccagtggaaatgtggcatggctggcatggatcgtgcatgccagtggcacggtggtgtaagtggcgcctggcgtagccatggccactagatttaggcagttggTCACCTGAAGCTTGCCGCAAGTCTgtctgttgatagacacatttttgtgtctaatttgatctcaatactatatattgttggcacttgattttgtactaattttgttattttatgtatttgtaggtattttttggaaataaacatttttggaaaattctgctcgaaaagttgattttgtcacccggaggacaagtgttattcgaactctcgcttttggataaggggtaacctaattactaaggggcaccccaggtcaccccaaggcagctgctattcgcacccaagttctggttagggggaggacatcttcttcccaaattcaaaaaaaaaaacaaaattggcgggaaaaaattgttatcaactggcagatttagggttggaagtttggacgggattaaaggagattcaatggcccaaattaaatgggtttgttcctagggcctagatagagctggtatgggtgttggattcggtcaaaattggttagataaccggtggtaatcaaatcagggaagatattcttaaataagaaaaatattctattcttggaattcttggatggaagagacgtgcatgggttgattttattggctggaaacaatccctacagctcaaggatgacgcgtgagaagagataaaacatggaacaatccgtaacaaatcagagaattaaagaaaaaaatatcgggaatattttcattcactgccgagtaatgggaagattttttggattaatggaggagattcaatggttcaattacgtataaatatgttcctaatgtgctacagaggggcggtcgagagtttggggaggtttggaggcgagcagagaggcgtaggaggagttgcagagaagttacctgctgctgctgctgctgccattaacacgcctgaagaacacgaagaacggactcgcagaagcagtcgtttatcaacaacaacatcgactgtctttgtgggtcgtagttcttcaacgacaacagcaactcagctctgtcgttgattctggacgccttctgtgggtcgcagagttctgtttttcatcaatttcttgtatttctcttcattgtaaaacacttttgagcatcaatgaaatattttgagagcatttttactatgatgagataaaccccaacactgggacgacggaggaggccaaacttcatatttggggtaattttatttaattctatatttactttttgcaccaattttaattaaattaagattttaattaattatttgtgatttcatttgatggtttatgcttagtcctagggatttttgatatgccatgcttaagaaatacaagtaatattttataaaatctactttggcaaagaatagagttaatcttcattttgttttaaattataattgcctagaattaatttctgaaccacttgaaaatgaaaaatggccgaatctttagtcccagtacttctctaccaatttgtctatatttgtatataatttttataaatctaaaaatccttcaccttcacaaatcttagagttcgaacctttattactacaaccccattaaatcattaatcattCAGTTACGAACTTGGACGGcagagattgcatctcatgaggaaggatgaccattgattatggccatatcttgtcgtatagcaaagtggcgccattggcaaaatggcgcctggcatagccatggcatagcggcatgacagtggcgtagccgtggaagctgttttggcatattggtgttagacacaAATATGGCTTTagcaacattggccttgttgctaagttaatcttgaggtcttaggagagtcactggaccccgttggcatggcaacttttagctaaattagggtttggcgcatcgcaactctatttagcacgtgcgacatgactgtggcatggtggcgtggctggcatagctggcacatgccagtggcactaAGTAGCGCCTGGCgcagccatggccgctagactttggcatatcggtgttagacccaaatgtggcgtggcaacattggccctgtttccACATCAATCTCAAAGTTTCGGGAAACGTAACttagcttggttggcgtagcaactttgcccaaattagggtttggcatgtcgaaaccctaattggtgcgtgtggcatgcggccgcggcatgacgACACTTTTTGTGAAAATGGTGCCATAGCTATGTCAAAGGAACTATGGCGAGGCCATAGAGTgtaaacggccacaggagtaaggattgtcgtgggtggctatgatatggcgccattcctagggcttcctgggtcccatAATTTGTGCTGCAACCGGAAATTAGGGGTTTGGCTAATGCAGGGTCGttcttctgactagaaaaccctaatttgagcttatcatggcgttgtccccgaacatgaggtaggttagcacgtagggcgctatttatggcgcgTTGACACGTATGGCGTGTTCTGGAAGGTTTGgtatgccgttagcatgttggcgcggttttgggaagccaacatgGTATGGCGACATCTTGAAACCtcttttaaagttgtggcaggtttagagcaacctgatcgGTTGAAAAAGGGAAGGCTGACCAAACATGGTGTGGCCATACTTCCAACGTGAGTGTGGCAactttagagcgacttgattggtcgatggaaactgGGGCCGGAAGGTGCGGGCCCAACCACAACTGGTGTGAGCGTGGcggttttagagcgacctgattggtcgatggaaactgGGGCCGGCAggtatgggcccatccacaactgGTGTGAGCGTGGCGGTTTTGGAGCAaactgattggtcgagggaagtaggggcggtttaggatgggggcgtggccaatagcaagtggcgccggctggcctaaagaatggccacacctccctttgttgtccTGTGGCtccttattttctgattttgggcaaggttttgcacctactaatccatggcggtttaattacctagttttcctaggcttaaattTCGAcaaagcaaggtctgatatactgcgcaaggcgcaaaatcctatcttttgcaaattagtcagggtaatcgattgaattttatgtgttgacacagagttcttttaagttcatttccagagagcagcatgctttctgattgaataccttatgaaaagaccttatctttgatatttggaaattcgtgctactctgctgcgagtgcaCACacattgtcatgccatatcaacattaagggttcagccggggaacatagaacagaaagttttcaaagaaacttatattaggtgaatataggcaaggcgccgaaatttacagaacatttgGGATgattgctacatgcgccagtctggataaattttatgtaaatatattgaatggatcaataaatattccagtggagaggttaacactcatggctccgtttccttgcagagtgacgtcacatcatatgcaaggttttataattttaaccctaagctaaaaaccacaatcaatattaagtcccctgcttagcacgtaacagtggcattgttgcggggtaagcatgagatggtgacagacaagagtaaaatcgaaggggcaagacgtgaagagattgtcagggaagttcaactaacctttggcggaaggcatgaagaatccgtgatccttgtattggcggCTCTGCGTAATTCCGGTTTGTCCATGGGGTGCTGGCGTTGGCGTTGGAATTCTGGATACTGATCAGCAGAGATAGCGTTGTGGCTGGGTCCGCGAATCGGTGGATGGCGCAAGCTGGCTAGGTCACGAAACTTATGGATATGGCGCTTGGCTTCAGTCTatggaatgatggaaactggctGCAGTCCGTGGAATGGCGGGAACAACGCTTAGAACTTCGGCTACCAGATAGTGAAGATGGAGCCGGCTAGGTCGCAGAATGGGAAGAGATAGTGCGACTTTGATCAcagagtgctggagtcatggcgcTGCTTGCTAGGCTGTGGAGTGGGCGGAGATGTCGCTGCTTTTCTGGTGGAGCGCGTGGAGATTGCGCTGCTTTGAGCAGTGAAGAAGGCGCTCCTTTGGCTAGGTCACGGAATGGCAGGGAGAGCGCCTGGATGGCATTGCGGGTCGGGTTGCCTTCTGTGCATGACCCGAAATAAGAAACCTTCTTCAACTCAAACTTCAAAATACAATGTATATAAAAGGCGTTGTCCACCCTTTTATTTTCGTATCATTGGCTTTATCTCTGTAGCAGCAAGCCTCTTTCCATCAGCAGTCCAGGTGAGCCAATTATTCTTTCTTTTATATAGATCATCATAGAATTGCATCCATCCTCTTCACAGGTATCGTCTCGCATCTTTTCTGATAGTTCTCCATTTTGTGTTCTTCATCATATAGATTGCCCATGCAGACataatgtaaatttttttttagtgCACAATGGGATCTTCCGGTGATGATCATAACTCTGACTCTTCGGAGAATTTTTTTGAAGTCGACGAACCCAtgttttcttcacatgaggagatATTAAACTAAATCAACCCTTTGTTCCATGGAGCCGGCcggattatacaaggcatgtctccCACCCATCTACGCATCGTGCGAGTGTGTGCTCAGGCTTTCATGGCTTTGATGGACATAGAGGAGAAGTGAATacatgatgaagcatcccagAAAGTCGGGAAATATCATTGTGACGAAGATTCTCCACATCCCATTATCAGAGCTGAGCGATTCGCTTCTCGGTTGAAATGGCGAAGGACTGAGCCTGAGAAACTTCTGGGCGAGAGCCAGTTTGATTACCCTGTCCataatggtatcgtaatccttgattctgacgtgACTGAATTGGAACATCCTCAAGAGTTATTGGAAAAGTTCCGTAGGAAGATGTTGACACGGCTTACGAGACTGAGGCAACTTACGGAGTGGGCGCCGTAACTGCTGCTGGGGAAGTTGGAGCGATCACTGGGGATGTTTTCAAGATAGATGGGGAGGCGGTGGAAGCATATGTTGGAGTCGTTGGAGAAGCTGTGGGGACATATGCTTGAACTGCTGTCGAAACGGattccgggtgggatgttgaaGCAGATGCTGAAACACCTTCTAGATGGAATGTTGAAGCTGAAACAACTTCTGGATaggatgttgaagctgctgctgagataacttctggatggaatgtttgTTGTCGGAGAAGgtgctggggaaagtgcttgaaaaagctctgatgAAGGCGTCATTGATCAAGGTGTTTGTCATTGACAACTGGTTTTCCCATTTTGCGATTACCTTCCGTAGAGAAAAACAATCTTATCGTAGCTTGTAGATAtttttgatacttcagttttttctttttgttcgtgCGACTGATGCATGTTTCAccaagtaatattctttcatttatgctgctttgataatttcatatatttcattgaatgaataaaatctcccaGAAGAGCCCTAAAACCCCTTTTGCGAAAAACAAGTTCTTCCACCCTTCCAAAGCGATTCAGCGGATGGGAGGCCAAATCACATAAATGGTGCAGCAATAATGCTAGTAGGCATGTTACTTTCTCTCCGTTTAGCTACTTCCATGGGAACGCCTCGCATGCCGTTGGCAACAGTCTCTCAAAACAGGGAAAACAGTAGCAATGATTAAGGATTTTTACCAaccttttattggattttccctCGCAAATTACACAGGACGTCTGTGACATGCCACCTGGGTAGGTACAAGTGTGAGCCGTCACAAGCTAGGAAGCATATCGTGACAAGTAAAGAATCCTCGTCGGGCAAAAGTTGAAGCCAGATGTTCTTGAAGGAAGGTGTCTGTGCCGCCACTCGATGATCTTCTCCCTTGTACAATATTTTTCTTTTCCTGTTCGAATAAGATATTTCtggtagggtttgattttttctggtttttaattgatgggtaatgactttgtgggttttctggatacttttcccttgagatgatttaggaaaacttattttgaaataaagatgcttttaattaaaatcgaaaccctaattatgaatgcaagcaatgcaatcattttggagggatTACAAATATTACAGGGAAAAGGGAAATTACTGAAGGAAATACTTAAAAAGgaaaacgctggaggaaaaggtagcacaacgttttaggtattgaagggcttgagaCATCGTGTTTGAATTGTCACGCCTTCCAATTTGTaggcattgatgagtttgcagtaaccacccaagataacatctgccgccaggtatggctcgtcttccctttCTTTAGGAGAATCAGGTTGAGCGTCTAGCTTCactgttacatctccaacttgaaacgcaGTCGTCTTGATTACCATATCTCTAATTTGAAACAGGTTTGGGCGTTGTgcaaccacttgatttttgagctcgttatctttgactgaggcagcttctaaatttttgacaaagcatttgaaaggcccatcatcccattcacatctcttaatgacgcccgagttgataactggaccgagtccccatgcctgaccgagaggagaagtgactgggtgcagaaagggatgttcaataagacttacttgtgttcggaatcttcggatgaacgtcgacgggctTTCTCCAGGTAATCGAGTTACCTTGGTAAATTGTTAATACGACAACATGTGATCTTCAGGGTTCAATGACTTGtgggaaattctttcgggtatcgacacgggcagaggggatactcctaATTTTGCTTTATTGCCATGTACCCATGatcgccccagaatcatg from Papaver somniferum cultivar HN1 unplaced genomic scaffold, ASM357369v1 unplaced-scaffold_131, whole genome shotgun sequence encodes the following:
- the LOC113332368 gene encoding rRNA biogenesis protein RRP5-like translates to MDRAWPGIGEEALKGSIENKIHGQDGDGTKIVDGKLYPENMVITSKFSLYFRDNVGMRKFGSWRRSTRRSGSVRACILGFRHLEGLTLNILEASAFEGSVFTHLDVKPGMVVKGKVNSVGDFGAYVQLSTGVKEFCPLTHMS